From Verrucomicrobiota bacterium, one genomic window encodes:
- a CDS encoding HEAT repeat domain-containing protein gives MGELLLTVSTRRRIIFVILLAIAIAGVAVYLRQPLEPVYQGRRLSAWLRDFQIRTSKYHESEQDEKAAEAIRQIGTNAIPFLLKDLQSKDTAFEMKLWEFWNKIYFRIPSYIHVPHNFAWFQRERAVYAFEALGQSAEPAIPALREIINSQELIRSGHSEVVRYSLHALLGTDSDRAVPIFINAMTNADIEVRELAIRCLGKLRSKARDAVPALMQALDDASPDVRGPAAYSLGKITLEPKVVVPLLMKRTSDSDARVRGNAVQSLGLFGDDASRALPFLQNAVKDNDEWVRKHAAEAVIRIQCETCDGAIIRGPKGDKKIALLLAGHEFAEGGETILTALATHKAKALFFLTGDFLDNPKFTNLVHQIVEDGHDLGVHSDKHLLYCSWGDSKTTLVSRKKFTRDLYENRYKIWRADDSIDRWSYRFRSKYLLPPYEHYNREIADWTCDHDMTIVNPTAGTLSHADYTGEADTNFVSSQAIFDSIVAKEQQDPNGLNGFLLSFHFGAGASRADKFHTHFGELLDYLTGKGYQFVRIDELLEPKQEKQNE, from the coding sequence ATGGGCGAACTCTTACTCACCGTGAGCACGCGCCGTCGTATCATCTTTGTTATTCTGCTGGCAATCGCAATTGCGGGTGTTGCGGTTTACCTCAGGCAACCTCTCGAGCCGGTTTATCAGGGAAGACGATTGAGTGCGTGGCTCAGGGATTTTCAAATTCGCACAAGTAAATATCACGAATCTGAGCAGGACGAGAAAGCTGCCGAGGCCATCAGGCAGATTGGAACCAACGCAATTCCATTTCTGTTGAAGGATCTACAATCAAAGGATACTGCGTTCGAAATGAAACTGTGGGAATTCTGGAATAAAATTTACTTTCGCATTCCGTCTTACATTCACGTTCCACATAATTTCGCTTGGTTCCAGAGAGAAAGGGCAGTGTATGCGTTTGAGGCGTTGGGCCAGTCCGCAGAGCCAGCTATTCCGGCATTGCGCGAAATAATCAACAGCCAGGAGTTAATCAGAAGCGGGCATTCTGAAGTCGTCAGGTATTCATTGCACGCTTTACTGGGTACAGACAGCGACAGAGCCGTGCCAATATTTATCAACGCCATGACTAATGCCGACATTGAGGTCCGTGAGTTAGCGATACGCTGTTTAGGTAAATTGAGGAGCAAAGCACGAGACGCGGTGCCTGCGTTGATGCAGGCGCTTGACGACGCCAGCCCGGATGTTCGCGGGCCAGCGGCTTATTCTCTGGGAAAAATTACACTGGAGCCAAAGGTCGTAGTGCCATTGTTGATGAAAAGAACGTCCGACTCGGATGCGCGCGTGCGAGGAAATGCCGTCCAGTCACTCGGTTTATTCGGAGACGATGCAAGCCGTGCACTACCCTTTCTTCAAAATGCTGTAAAAGACAACGATGAGTGGGTGCGCAAGCATGCCGCGGAAGCGGTAATCAGAATTCAATGCGAGACATGTGATGGGGCGATCATCCGTGGACCGAAAGGCGACAAGAAGATTGCCCTCTTGCTTGCCGGACACGAATTTGCCGAAGGCGGAGAAACCATATTAACGGCACTGGCGACGCACAAGGCCAAGGCTTTGTTTTTCCTCACGGGCGACTTTCTCGACAATCCCAAATTTACGAACTTGGTTCACCAGATTGTTGAAGATGGGCACGACCTCGGAGTGCATTCCGATAAGCACCTGCTTTATTGCTCATGGGGCGATTCGAAAACAACTTTGGTTTCACGTAAAAAGTTCACGCGGGACCTGTACGAAAATCGTTATAAGATTTGGCGGGCCGATGATTCCATTGATCGCTGGAGTTATCGCTTCCGGTCAAAGTATCTTTTGCCACCCTACGAACATTACAATCGAGAAATTGCAGACTGGACTTGCGATCATGACATGACAATCGTCAACCCCACCGCAGGCACACTCTCGCACGCGGACTACACCGGCGAGGCCGACACGAATTTCGTTTCATCACAAGCCATCTTCGACAGCATCGTCGCCAAAGAGCAACAGGACCCGAACGGCCTGAACGGATTCTTGTTGTCCTTTCATTTCGGCGCCGGGGCGAGCCGAGCCGACAAATTCCATACCCACTTCGGTGAACTGCTCGATTATCTTACCGGCAAAGGCTACCAATTCGTCCGCATCGATGAATTGTTGGAGCCAAAACAGGAAAAGCAGAATGAATGA